A single region of the Selenomonas sp. oral taxon 920 genome encodes:
- a CDS encoding methylated-DNA--[protein]-cysteine S-methyltransferase — MIYTAHYASPLGGITLASDGMALAGLYFDGERDFPDLSTARKKDLPVFGEAMRWLDLYFAGREPDFSPALNPTGTAFQQAVWAILRTIPYGETTTYGAIAHRLEEDTGKRMSAQAVGGAVGRNPISILIPCHRVIGADGSLTGYAGGLDKKEYLLALEGVIE, encoded by the coding sequence ATGATCTACACAGCACACTACGCCTCCCCGCTCGGCGGGATCACGCTCGCGAGTGACGGCATGGCACTCGCGGGGCTGTACTTCGACGGGGAGAGGGATTTCCCCGATCTTTCGACGGCACGCAAAAAAGACCTCCCCGTATTTGGAGAGGCCATGCGTTGGCTCGATTTGTATTTCGCCGGCAGGGAGCCGGACTTCAGCCCTGCGCTCAATCCTACAGGCACGGCGTTCCAACAGGCGGTGTGGGCGATCCTGCGGACGATCCCGTACGGCGAGACGACGACCTATGGCGCGATCGCACACCGCCTCGAAGAAGACACGGGGAAACGCATGTCTGCACAGGCGGTCGGCGGCGCAGTCGGACGCAACCCGATCTCCATCCTCATCCCCTGCCACCGCGTCATCGGAGCGGACGGCAGCCTCACGGGCTATGCGGGCGGACTGGACAAAAAGGAGTATTTGCTAGCGCTCGAAGGAGTAATCGAATAA